The Sedimentisphaera salicampi genome includes a region encoding these proteins:
- a CDS encoding polysaccharide biosynthesis/export family protein — protein sequence MMHRKALIFSAVALGLLFSGGCRNKFWDPTQIGRFRPVPVQHVILDSLGLAEEEPERFVQPEPPKPEDVVTYMDDYSLHPGDVVRVNIYELLQENSPYIEDLTVSESGRISIPEIGVVEAEGYTEHELESELKQILSPDILKTPVVKVSLVSSDYRSFSILGTGLLSNVAGGRYLVPRGGDFRLLDALATAGGCNEFNVTNIYITRQLSEDEIAQRAETQYAPPGVEIPGVSYRSRREKKVEEEEIDFQKAEEELLRLIAPAELPVLSFAEGDGSSENIEWVFKNGRWVPVEKDASGEEKETEVVVGEQQEQTDTQSQDQQQTESDESVRDSLPEGYVEDQENPVRYMVRVIEVPWKALRKGDPRYNIVIKPGDVITVPSDRIGECVVMGNVNQPGYITLSGRPMTLMQAVAAAGGLGQLAEPENVEVRRRIGQDHEEIVMVNLDKIASGQQPDFYIKRDDTINVGTSDVSYWLYVLRNAFTANYGFSFDYSRIYRTGEYDYDYNYNR from the coding sequence ATGATGCATAGAAAGGCGTTGATTTTCTCAGCGGTTGCTCTTGGATTACTTTTTTCAGGCGGTTGCCGTAATAAGTTTTGGGATCCAACCCAGATAGGAAGGTTCAGGCCTGTTCCTGTACAGCATGTAATACTTGATTCTCTTGGGCTTGCCGAGGAAGAGCCTGAAAGGTTTGTTCAGCCCGAACCCCCCAAACCTGAGGATGTGGTAACTTATATGGACGATTATTCGCTTCATCCCGGAGATGTCGTGCGGGTAAATATATACGAGCTGCTTCAGGAAAACTCTCCTTACATTGAAGACTTAACCGTTTCAGAGAGCGGCAGAATCTCTATTCCCGAGATTGGTGTCGTGGAGGCGGAAGGTTACACAGAGCACGAGCTTGAATCTGAGCTCAAGCAGATCTTGTCCCCGGATATATTAAAAACTCCTGTCGTGAAGGTCTCGCTTGTTTCTTCTGATTACAGGTCTTTCTCTATCCTTGGAACCGGCCTTCTCTCGAATGTGGCAGGGGGGCGTTATCTTGTTCCAAGGGGCGGAGATTTCAGATTGCTTGATGCCCTTGCAACGGCAGGCGGATGTAATGAGTTCAATGTTACGAATATCTACATTACACGCCAGCTTTCAGAAGATGAGATTGCTCAGCGTGCCGAGACACAGTACGCACCGCCGGGAGTAGAGATACCGGGAGTTTCATATCGTTCACGCAGGGAAAAGAAGGTGGAAGAGGAAGAAATAGACTTCCAAAAGGCCGAAGAAGAGCTCTTGAGGCTTATCGCTCCGGCCGAGCTGCCCGTGCTTTCATTCGCTGAGGGCGACGGCAGTTCTGAGAATATAGAATGGGTCTTCAAGAACGGCCGATGGGTGCCTGTGGAGAAGGATGCTTCAGGTGAAGAAAAGGAAACTGAAGTGGTCGTTGGTGAACAGCAGGAGCAAACTGATACGCAATCTCAGGACCAGCAGCAGACAGAATCGGACGAAAGCGTTCGGGATTCACTCCCTGAAGGGTATGTTGAAGATCAGGAGAATCCTGTGAGATATATGGTGCGGGTTATTGAAGTCCCTTGGAAGGCTCTTCGCAAAGGAGACCCGCGATACAATATCGTGATAAAGCCGGGCGATGTGATCACAGTGCCTTCAGACAGGATCGGCGAATGCGTTGTTATGGGAAATGTTAATCAGCCAGGATACATTACTCTCAGCGGAAGGCCTATGACGCTTATGCAGGCTGTAGCTGCTGCAGGCGGGCTTGGACAGCTTGCAGAGCCGGAGAATGTCGAGGTTAGAAGGCGTATCGGCCAGGACCACGAAGAAATTGTTATGGTTAATCTCGATAAGATTGCAAGTGGCCAGCAGCCGGACTTCTACATCAAACGCGATGATACGATTAACGTAGGTACAAGCGACGTTAGCTATTGGCTCTACGTGCTCAGAAATGCCTTCACTGCAAACTACGGCTTCAGCTTCGATTACAGCAGAATATACCGTACAGGTGAATATGATTACGATTACAATTACAACAGGTAA
- a CDS encoding exosortase/archaeosortase family protein, with the protein MTEKVKYTWASLGSLFYLKTAVLAVLFVLLFWNNIEDMVRVWMKDPSWSHGFLIPLFSLYLINQRKEELLSKKASPSFIGVLTLAAILTVYIFNIVQIRYAYGEPVLMIAALGAVVLAVCGWRMIYHLWLPVAFLIFAVPIPTRLYRELTMPMRMIASQVTTAFLNAIPEIDATVRGVIIEVTYKGVPLETALNVADACSGMRLMMAFLALGVAMAYIHSRPIWQKATLIASIIPIAILCNIIRVTITAFIYIYIGQQYAKGIYHNMLGMMMLPIALFFYWLVDWFMNNLFEQEGEEQKQKEDDSPKVVRRKR; encoded by the coding sequence ATGACAGAAAAAGTTAAATACACATGGGCATCTTTGGGGAGCCTCTTTTATCTGAAGACGGCTGTCCTTGCTGTGCTTTTTGTTCTGCTTTTCTGGAACAATATTGAAGATATGGTTCGGGTATGGATGAAGGACCCGAGCTGGTCTCATGGGTTTTTGATTCCGCTTTTCAGTTTATACCTGATCAATCAGAGAAAGGAAGAGCTGCTTTCCAAAAAGGCTTCGCCTTCTTTTATCGGTGTTTTGACGCTGGCTGCTATACTTACAGTATATATCTTCAATATAGTGCAAATAAGATACGCTTACGGCGAGCCTGTCCTTATGATAGCGGCATTAGGCGCTGTAGTTCTCGCTGTCTGCGGCTGGCGGATGATTTATCATCTATGGCTGCCTGTGGCTTTTTTGATCTTTGCTGTTCCGATCCCTACGAGGCTTTACAGAGAGCTCACAATGCCGATGAGGATGATAGCCTCTCAGGTTACAACAGCTTTTCTCAATGCCATACCGGAAATAGATGCAACTGTCAGAGGTGTGATAATTGAGGTTACCTACAAAGGCGTGCCTCTTGAAACTGCTTTGAACGTGGCAGATGCCTGCAGCGGAATGAGGCTTATGATGGCCTTTCTTGCTCTCGGTGTGGCTATGGCCTATATTCACAGCAGACCGATATGGCAGAAAGCAACGCTCATTGCATCTATAATTCCGATCGCTATTTTGTGCAACATAATCAGGGTAACAATAACAGCCTTCATATATATCTATATCGGGCAGCAGTATGCAAAGGGCATATACCACAATATGCTCGGTATGATGATGCTTCCGATAGCTCTTTTCTTCTACTGGCTCGTTGACTGGTTTATGAACAATCTCTTCGAACAGGAAGGTGAAGAACAAAAGCAAAAAGAAGATGATTCTCCCAAGGTAGTGAGGAGAAAGAGATGA